The Pithys albifrons albifrons isolate INPA30051 chromosome 13, PitAlb_v1, whole genome shotgun sequence genome has a segment encoding these proteins:
- the SPG11 gene encoding spatacsin isoform X3, with protein MEAAMAAPAPAPAELRVLVWPRSLEPWGAPRGAARARLSRAQDALGSLLAPGGISVQALPGGAGRAQGAVLPGAWADFMWENTEDDGLQANKTKLLALGQNHELVVCEFTAEDGNCSLNSLHSCEEKALKKLLEVKTISLPSIFSVKILSFGNNKCKLLLNQSLLVHLTFPGEGSPSETCDCFPLDLPPEGLGRITDCSFCRGILFLLDSAGWIYIFDSFDGASLGKVSIALCQGAGQAGGSSPALPAPLTALRVSQDLSMAVVLSAAHSALAVELNSYFRQFPEHLLCKRDPESLPMEAPEGLDEDEVGSSEASMERLARPFRTDRSWKAHLSSLWDRVRRRRPGSPDLVDDLNLPWYQFFTHLEDHDPEIYEDPEKIVAFVPRVTWAASRPFQSRGTALGGAGQQWTQLPVGAPQELVKLECKLVTGAKAVFVVVTKDMGCSLVLWDLESRDVTSSHFGTSSVYVECSAEVPLCLLLTERGLSLVLFGVTQEEFLNRLMMFGSAAVVDSICHLNGWERCSIPIHALEAGLENRQLDTVDLFLKSKARVFSLSAPCPGQSSSAASQAYLANLEELRPALNLLCSAIQESDMEPPSKPFSEQLLNLTLTFLTRQLEEIFVHTEEPDEFLQKAADILTDYIIKLRKFLRKYPQINPVHTGGDVDEELPEIQESHVWEKLTPEEVIAQAILGNKIPEAQIFFRVHQHPAENLQEFIQTGLNLVYDCLLKGSTREASELLRNMGFDVKEELHKICFHTEDKHVRDLLVKVLREENYFSEKEKKMIDFVHQVESFYSESFQENKEVQSLSSSSEWRKGQDLSGHAAVLAPVLGWDRHRAQGRRLRVMLDWAQWWDEPTQDMILLPRKPHQELKMCNPEVLWMHLTAQHDWLSICSWLEEAEPRQGLCGSWPPLTPDIVDQSTLCSSYMRQEILNQLARKGIFVPSELEDFELLLQRLSCLGGVLQNPHPVPKYSSASGLDFHAQFVLHCLEHNLQYLLYTYLDYYSLTPANCPILGNKELQEAHPWFEFLVQCRGVASNPQDPRLVFQASLANAQVLIPGSQASVSSILLEGRTLLALATTMYCPGGIDQVLQNEDPEKSLKKVDPQLLKMALTPYPKLKAALFPSCSAHGILPPDISLYHLLQSLVPFDPTKLFGWQSANTLAASDAPSELPHFSCPGLVTRHAVLERLDFLFYLHHARPSFAFGTFLAQQLARSKSPRQLLQQAGREAHALALSSFSVPSVGAACVCFLELLGLDSLKLRVDLKVANMIFSYRTRKEESHHNQIRDSLVDKLTQLADGDEAAAAAVLPSLEEAFWDAVEHQGMQRTCSDSRRQWALVMQFCKLHNVELSTSYLRECARAGDWLQFLLQSHLQGHQPGQVMSILQDFPPTLQDHLVLALGQCLSAEGRAVGQGRSAESLFQVLLQCQGSGSPWQALLAAGLGAQAPVLSVLAACVPGANIIPCLCVWIITSVGGATRAEATKHLQSSAESHQWGLQDLSVIWKVFLRKQNSKTLLNGFQLFLKDSPLLHILEMYELCMNCKKYNEAKTKLDKFQESLTKLRTEAEAAPELPVPWLECQALFLLELMLQQCRTEYELGKLLQLFAAAENLLLDGPYVRKLCALSETLRDSSIPINSSILTLRSCSLEAFQGECRSILEQLQDRGMFSLAREVAALAELPVDSVVTREVLRDLHRLREGGQWHQSQTRAEFWRKCNDTFLEHSISSQAAAGFFLDQANTVLESSGQERTTSILERHLLLTLAGHWLAKDTSVSLQELEAVEKQIWLCRIAQRVSQAAEGSEQPQSASPAVAFASLAQEFSFSKLPALSCPQQLQLEGLVPGEGLAGAEAAALRALAGALLDEGSVHEASRVCRYFQCCPRDLALVLLCRALASGQAGLDRLHPGVQALLAGHGHGDGNGHGHSSAECPRTQEGRAPGTSSLEEWTHLVAPSAEDEVVARLKALSEQCVHGRSYCRQVLCLYELSKDLGCSFGEVSARDPRAVLGALLARRGPERGRRARALIACRALPPAAVAQLLAEQITQELLLASAQGRGQKQALNPAVESQALLELAKLCQDHTLVGMKLLDKIPSVPRGELSCITELLILAHSCFSLTCHMEGITRVLQAARLLTDQHLAPQEEYGLLVGLGAQGWAGGPCALYLCWPPRRSTGCWWVWGLRAGLGGPVLCTFAGPPGGVRAAGAAAHGHWKVQRDELHLRAAAREATLRGAHEEETGPERDAEEGAARVHQALPPRGQREAQHDRAVLQHVPRDRREPRGSGAHAAQAHRVPALGGVSPGCCKFKEAAAESSDSLH; from the exons ATGGAGGCGGCGATGgcggccccagccccagccccagccgaGCTCCGCGTGCTGGTGTGGCCCCGCTCCCTGGAGCCGTGGGGCGCCCCGCGGGGCGCGGCCCGGGCACGGCTGAGCAGGGCCCAGGACGCGCTGGGCTCCCTGCTGGCCCCCGGCGGCATCTCCGTGCAGGCGCTGCCCGGCGGGGCTGGCCGGGCCCAGGGCGCGGTCCTGCCCGGGGCCTGGGCCGA CTTCATGTGGGAGAACACAGAGGATGATGGTTTGCAAGCAAACAAGACAAAACTCTTGGCTCTTGGACAAAATCATGAACTGGTGGTCTGTGAATTCACTGCAGAGGATGGAAATTGCAGCCTGAATTCCCTGCACAGTTGTGAGGAAAAGGCTCTTAAAAAGCTCCTTGAAGTTAAAACCATCA GTCTGCCTTcaattttctctgtgaagatTCTGTCATTTGGAAACAACAAGTGCAAACTTCTGCTCAACCAGTCCCTCCTTGTGCACCTGACCTTTCCTGGGGAGGGCTCTCCCTCAGAGACCTGTGACTGCTTCCCCCTGGATTTGCCTCCAGAGGGTCTGGGGAGAATAACAGATTGCTCCTTCTGCAGAGGGATCCTGTTCCTGTTGGACAGTGCTGGCTGGATTT ACATCTTTGACTCCTTTGACGgtgccagcctggggaaggTCAGCAtagccctgtgccagggggcagggcaggctgggggcagcagcccagccctgccagccccactcACTGCCCTGAGGGTGTCCCAGGATCTCAGCATGGCTGTGGTGCTCAGTGCTGCCcactctgccctggctgtggaGCTGAACAGCTACTTCAG GCAGTTCCCTGAGCACTTGCTGTGTAAGAGGGATCCTGAAAGTCTTCCCATGGAGGCTCCTGAAGGGCTGGACGAGGATGAGGTTGGCAGCTCCGAGGCCAGCATGGAGCGCCTGGCCCGGCCCTTCCGCACGGACAG gtCTTGGAAGGCACACTTATCCTCCCTGTGGGACAGAGTAAGGAGGAGAAGACCAGGTTCTCCAGATCTGGTGGATGACTTGAATTTACCTTGGTATCAGTTTTTTACCCATCTTGAAGATCATGATCCTGAAATTTATGAGGATCCAGAGAAGATTGTGGCCTTTGTCCCACGGGTGACCTGGGCAGCTTCCAGACCCTTCCAAAGccgtggcacagccctgggtgggGCAGGACAGCAGTGGACACAACTCCCTGTGGGAGCACCACAAGAACTGGTGAAACTGGAGTGCAAACTGGTCACTGGAGCTAAGGCTGTGTTTGTGGTGGTGACAAAGGACATGGGGTGTTCTCTTGTGCTCTGGGATTTGGAGTCCCGGGATGTGACGAGTTCCCACTTTGGCACCAGCAGCGTTTATGTGGAGTGCAGTGCAGAGGTGCCACTCTGCCTGCTGCTCACAG AGCGTGGTCTGTCCCTGGTTCTGTTTGGTGTAACTCAGGAGGAGTTTTTGAACAGACTGATGATGTTTGGCAGCGCTGCAGTCGTGGATTCCATTTGTCACCTCAATGGGTGGGAGAGATGTTCCATCCCAATCCATGCCCTGGAG GCAGGTTTGGAAAATCGCCAGCTGGACACAGTGGACTtgtttttgaaaagcaaagcaagggtTTTCAgtctctctgctccctgccctgggcagtccagcagtgctgcatccCAGGCTTACCTGGCAA ACCTGGAAGAGCTCAGGCCAGCCTTAAACTTGCTGTGCTCAGCAATCCAAGAGAGTGACATGGAGCCTCCCAGCAAACCCTTctctgagcagctcctgaaCCTCACCCTGACCTTCCTTACCAGGCAACTGGAAGAAATCTTTGTGCACACAGAGG AACCCGATGAGTTCCTGCAGAAGGCTGCAGATATTCTCACTGATTACATTATCAAACTGAGAAAATTCCTGAGAAAATACCCACAAATCAATCCAGTGCACACAGGAGGTGATGTGGATGAAGAGCTGCCTGAGATACAAGAGAGCCACGTGTGGGAAAAACTGACACCAGAG gAAGTCATTGCTCAGGCCATCTTAGGCAACAAAATACCAGAGGCCCAGATCTTCTTCCGAGTGCATCAACATCCTGCTGAGAACCTGCAGGAGTTCATTCAGACAGGCCTGAACCTGGTCTATGACTGTCTGCTGAAGGGCAGCACCAGAGAGgcctcagagctgctgagaaACATG GGCTTCGATGTGAAGGAGGAACTGCACAAGATCTGTTTCCACACAGAGGACAAACACGTCAGGGACCTGCTG GTGAAAGTTTTAcgagaagaaaattatttttctgaaaaagagaagaaaatgataGACTTTGTGCATCAGGTTGAAAGCTTTTACTCGGAATCCTTCCAGGAAAATAAAGAGGTTCAGTCTCTTTCCAG TTCCAGCGAGTGGAGGAAGGGGCAGGACCTCTCTGGACACGCAGCCGTGCTGGCCCcggtgctgggctgggacagacacagggcccagggcaggaggctgAGGGTCATGTTGGACTGGGCTCAGTGGTGGGATGAGCCAACCCAGGACATGATTCTGCTCCCCAGAAAACCACACCAAG AACTCAAGATGTGCAACCCTGAGGTTCTTTGGATGCACTTGACAGCCCAGCATGATTGGCTCAGCATTTGTTCCTggctggaggaggcagagcccaggcaggggctgtgtggcTCCTGGCCCCCCCTGACCCCAGACATCGTTGACCAGAGCACGTTGTGCAGCAGCTACATGAGACAGGAGATCCTGAACCAGCTGGCCAG AAAGGGAATTTTTGTCCCTTCTGAGCTGGAAGATTTTGAACTCCTGCTCCAGAGACTGTCGTGCCTTGGGGGAGTCCTGCAGAATCCTCACCCTGTCCCAAAATACTCCTCTGCCAGTGGGTTGGACTTCCATGCTCAGTTTGTCCTGCACTGCTTAGAGCACAATCTGCAGTACCTGCTATACACCTACCTGGACTATTACAG TTTAACCCCTGCAAATTGCCCTATTTTGGGTaacaaggagctgcaggaagcacATCCCTGGTTTGAATTCCTGGTGCAGTGTCGAGGAGTTGCCAGTAATCCCCAAG aTCCCAGGCTGGTTTTCCAGGCGAGTCTGGCCAACGCCCAGGTGCTGATTCCCGGCAGCCAGGCCAGTGTGAGCAGCatcctgctggagggcaggaccCTGCTGGCCTTGGCCACCACCATGTACTGCCCTGGGGGCATCGACCAG GTCCTTCAGAATGAAGATCCAGAAAAATCTCTAAAGAAAGTTGATCCACAGCTCCTAAAAATGGCCTTGACCCCTTACCCCAAGCTCAAGGCtgctctctttccctcctgctctgctcatgGAATTTTGCCCCCTGACATCTCTCTCTACCATCTGCTTCAG TCATTAGTGCCCTTTGACCCCACCAAACTGTTTGGCTGGCAGTCAGCAAACACTCTTGCTGCATCAG aTGCCCCCAGTGAGCTCCCCCACTTCTCCTGCCCCGGGCTGGTGACCAGACACGCCGTGCTGGAGAGACTGGACTTCCTCTTCTACCTGCACCACGCGCGCCCCTCCTTCGCCTTCGGCACCTTCCTGGCCCAGCAGCTGGCGAGGAGCAAGAGCCCCAGACAGCT GctccagcaggcagggagggaggcccATGCCCTGGCTCTGTCCTCCTTCAGTGTCCCCTCGGTAGGAGCAGCCTGTGTGTGTTTCCTGGAACTGCTGGGCCTCGACAGCCTCAAGCTCAGGGTGGATCTCAAAGTTGCCAACATGATTTTCAGCTACAGAACTAGAAAGGAGGAATCTCATCACAATCAAATCAGAGACTCTTTGG TTGACAAGTTAACACAGTTGGCTGATGGTGacgaggcagcagcagctgcagttctTCCCTCCTTGGAAGAAGCCTTCTGGGATGCAGTTGAGCATCAGGGAATGCAGAG GACCTGCAGTGACTCCAGGAGACAGTGGGCCCTGGTGATGCAGTTCTGCAAACTGCACAACGTGGAGCTGAGCACGTCCTACCTGAGGGAGTGTGCCCGAGCCGGCGACTGgctgcagttcctgctgcagagccaccTGCAGGGGCACCAGCCAGGGCAG GTCATGTCCATCCTTCAGGATTTCCCCCCCACCCTGCAGGATCACCTGGTGCTGGCCCTGGGGCAGTGTCTGagtgctgagggcagagctgtgggccAGGGCAGGAGTGCAGAGAGTCTgttccaggtgctgctgcagtgccagggcagcgggagcccctggcaggccctgctggctgcagggctgggggcacaggccCCTGTGCTCAGTGTGCTGGCTGCCTGTGTGCCA GGTGCAAACATCATTCCCTGTCTCTGTGTCTGGATCATCACCTCTGTGGGTGGTGCCACCAGAGCTGAGGCCACAAAGCACCTCCAGAGCTCAGCAGAAAGTCACCAGTGGGGCCTGCAGGACCTCTCAGTTATCTGGAAAGTCTTCCTAAGGAAGCAGAACAGTAAAACACTCCTAAATGGCTTCCAGCTCTTTCTAAAG GATTCCCCTTTGCTGCACATCCTGGAGATGTATGAACTGTGTATGAACTGTAAAAAGTACAACGAAGCTAAAACCAAACTGGACAAGTTTCAGGAAAGTCTCACAAAA CTCCGAACCGAAGCAGAGGCAGCCCCCGAGCTCCCCGTGCCCTGGCTGGAGTGCCAGGCCCTGTTCCTGCTGGagctgatgctgcagcagtgcaggacaGAGTACGAGCTGGGGAAGCTCCTACAGCTCTTTGCTGCAGCAGAGAATCTTCTCCTGGATG GCCCTTACGTGAGGAAACTCTGTGCCCTCAGCGAGACCCTGAGGGATTCCTCCATCCCCATCAACAGCTCCATCCTAaccctgaggagctgcagcctggaggcCTTCCAGGGGGAGTGCaggtccatcctggagcagctgcaggacagagggatgttcagcctggccagggaggtggcagccctggctgagCTGCCTGTGGACAGTGTTGTTACCCGAGAG GTTCTGAGAGATCTGCATCGTTTGAGAGAGGGTGGACAGTGGCATCAAAGCCAGACCAGAGCTGAGTTCTGGAGGAAGTGCAACGACACCTTCCTGGAGCATTCCATCTCCAGCCAGGCCGCAGCCGGTTTCTTCCTTGATCAGGCGAACACGGTGTTGGAGtcctcagggcaggagaggacaaCCAGCATCCTGGAGAGGCACCTGCTGCTCACCCTGGCTGGCCACTGGCTGGCCAAGGACACCTcggtgtccctgcaggagctggaggcgGTGGAGAAGCAGATCTGGCTCTGTCGGATCGCACAGAGAGTGTCGCAGGCGGCCGAGGGCTCGGAGCAGCCCCAGAGTGCCTCCCCTGCTGTGGCCTTtgccagcctggcccaggaGTTCTCCTTCTCCAAGctgcctgccctgagctgcccccagcagctgcagctggagggccTGGTGCCCGGGGAGGGCCTGGCGGGTGCGGAGGCGGCGGCACTGCGGGCACTGGCCGGGGCGCTGCTGGACGAGGGCAGCGTGCACGAGGCCAGCAGGGTCTGCAGGTACTtccagtgctgccccagggacctggccctggtgctgctctgcagggccctggcctcagggcaggctgggctggacaggctgcaccctggggtgcaggctctgctggcaggaCACGGACACGGAGACGGGAACGGACACGGACACAGCTCGGCCGAGTGCCCCAGAACgcaggagggcagagcccctggca ctTCCAGCTTAGAAGAGTGGACCCACCTTGTGGCCCCCAGTGCTGAGGATGAGGTGGTGGCCAGGCTGAAGGCTCTCAGCGAGCAGTGTGTGCACGGCAGGAGCTACTGCAGGCAGGTCCTGTGCCTGTATGAGCTCTCCAAG GACCTGGGCTGCTCCTTCGGCGAGGTCTCTGCGCGGGACCCGCGGGCGGTGCTGGGGGCCCTCCTGGCGCGGCGCGGGCCGGAGCGCGGCCGCCGGGCTCGCGCCCTCATCGCCTGCCGGGCCCTGCCGCCCGCGGCcgtggcacagctgctggcagagcagatcacccaggagctgctgctggcatctgcacagggcagag GACAGAAACAGGCTTTGAACCCTGCAGTGGAGagccaggcactgctggagcttgccaagctgtgccaggatcACACCCTGGTTGGCATGAAGTTACTGGATAAAATTCCCTCTGTCCCACGTGGGGAACTGTCCTGCA TTACAGAGTTGCTGATCCTGGCCCACAGCTGCTTCAGCCTGACGTGCCACATGGAGGGGATCACGCGGGTGCTGCAGGCGGCTCGGCTGCTCACGGACCAGCACCTGGCCCCCCAGGAGGAGTACGGGCTGCTGGTGGgtctgggggctcagggctgggctggggggcccTGTGCTCTGTACCTTTGCTGGCCCCCCAGGAGGAGTACGGGCTGCTGGTGGgtctgggggctcagggctgggctggggggcccTGTGCTCTGTACCTTTGCTGGCCCCCCAGGAGGAGTACGGGCTGCTG GTGCGGCTGCTCACGGGCATTGGAAGGTACAACGAGATGAGCTACATCTTCGAGCTGCTGCACGAGAGGCAACACTTCGAGGTGCTCATGAGGAAGAAACTGGACCCG AGCGGGACGCTGAAGAGGGCGCTGCTCGAGTACATCAAGCGCTGCCGCCCCGGGGACAGCGAGAAGCACAACATGATCGCGCTGTGCTTCAGCATGTGCCGCGAGATCGGCGAGAACCACGAGGCAGCGGCGCGCACGCAGCTCAAGCTCATCGCGTCCCGGCCctggg AGGAGTCTCTCCAGGATGTTGCAAATTtaaagaagctgctgctgaaagctCTGACTCTCTTCATTGA